A single Oryzias melastigma strain HK-1 linkage group LG24, ASM292280v2, whole genome shotgun sequence DNA region contains:
- the pou3f2a gene encoding POU domain, class 3, transcription factor 2 — protein MLERRLAAPWRKRVTVRGSLLLTPAFTLFHIVMATATSNHYSVLTTPSSAPPPHSESGSMQQAAAYRDAHALLQSDYGTLPGGGHPLSHAHQWITALSHSDSGAPWPSSPLGEQDVKPILHDSDREELQNSSSLQQQQQQQRHPHLAHQQAHHDARAWRTSTATTHISGMAASEGQSLTYSQSGFALMPGGEQGGMHHLPLRDEEHHSQSPHLSEPGAHHQSLSHHHQHGGHQDQSDEDTPTSDELEQFAKQFKQRRIKLGFTQADVGLALGTLYGNVFSQTTICRFEALQLSFKNMCKLKPLLNKWLEEADSTSGSPTSLDKIAAQGRKRKKRTSIEVGVKGALESHFLKCPKPGAAEINSLADSLQLEKEVVRVWFCNRRQKEKRMTPAGGQIAGEDMYGDTPPHHGGQTPVQ, from the coding sequence ATGCTGGAGAGACGCCTTGCTGCCCCGTGGCGCAAAAGAGTTACTGTCAGAGGCAGCCTCCTTTTAACTCCAGCTTTCACTCTGTTCCACATAGTTATGGCGACCGCAACGTCCAACCACTACAGCGTGCTCACCACCCCCAGCAGCGCGCCGCCGCCTCACTCGGAGTCTGGGAGCATGCAGCAGGCGGCAGCATACAGAGACGCGCACGCCCTGCTCCAAAGCGACTACGGCACGTTACCAGGTGGTGGGCATCCGCTCAGCCACGCGCACCAGTGGATCACGGCGCTGTCTCACAGTGACAGCGGTGCGCCCTGGCCATCCAGTCCCCTCGGAGAGCAGGACGTGAAGCCCATACTGCATGACAGTGACCGAGAGGAGCTGCAGAACTCCAGCAGTCTGCAacagcaacagcagcaacagcGACACCCTCACCTCGCGCACCAGCAGGCGCATCACGACGCCAGAGCATGGCGAACCAGCACAGCCACAACGCACATCTCCGGTATGGCGGCGTCTGAGGGCCAGAGCCTGACGTACTCCCAGTCCGGCTTCGCGCTGATGCCGGGAGGGGAGCAAGGAGGGATGCACCACCTCCCCCTGCGGGACGAGGAGCACCACAGCCAGAGTCCGCACCTCAGTGAGCCCGGGGCCCACCACCAGTCCCTctcccaccaccaccagcacGGGGGCCACCAGGACCAGTCGGACGAGGACACGCCGACCTCGGACGAGTTGGAGCAGTTTGCCAAGCAGTTCAAGCAGCGGCGGATCAAGCTGGGCTTCACGCAGGCGGACGTGGGGCTGGCTCTGGGGACGCTCTATGGAAACGTTTTTTCTCAGACCACCATTTGTAGGTTCGAGGCTCTTCAGCTCAGCTTCAAAAACATGTGCAAACTCAAGCCCTTGTTGAACAAGTGGCTGGAGGAGGCGGACTCCACGTCGGGGAGCCCcaccagcctggataaaatcgCAGCGCAGGGGAGGAAACGGAAAAAGAGGACCTCCATCGAGGTGGGCGTCAAAGGCGCTCTGGAGAGCCATTTTCTCAAATGTCCAAAACCAGGAGCGGCGGAGATCAACTCCCTGGCGGACAGCCTGCAACTGGAGAAGGAGGTGGTCAGGGTTTGGTTTTGTAACCGGCGGCAGAAGGAGAAGAGGATGACGCCCGCTGGGGGACAGATAGCAGGAGAGGACATGTACGGGGACACCCCTCCGCACCACGGAGGACAGACTCCTGTGCAGTGA
- the faxca gene encoding failed axon connections homolog isoform X2 has product MVDLPYKNSFDGRLSPQGKMPWIEYNHEQVFGTEFIIDFLDERLGVSLNKGLTPQEKAMSRAITKMLEEHFYWTIAYCQWVDNLEETQKMLSMSGPLSDLLTWILSHLTSGIVKREMYGHGIGRFSAEEVYALMEKDMRTLATLPGDKKYLMGSKLSTVDATVFSHLAPAMWTLPGSRPEQLIKGELINLAMYCERIRRRFWPEWFVDLEDFSYNDFTDRSDSKLPDLGLYSCTDSSRDDTLSPHTSHAHTPPEPASPVSDPTGHSLYDSDMDTECSEIDPLKC; this is encoded by the exons ATGGTTGATCTACCCTACAAG AACTCCTTTGATGGACGGCTTTCTCCACAAGGAAAGATGCCGTGGATTGAGTACAATCACGAACAGGTCTTTGGGACTGAATTCATCATTGACTTCTTGGACGAGAGGCTGGGGGTGAGCCTTAACAAGGGCCTCACGCCTCAGGAGAAGGCCATGTCTCGTGCCATCACCAAGATGTTAGAGGAGCACTTCTACTG GACTATAGCTTATTGCCAGTGGGTGGACAACTTAGAAGAGACCCAGAAGATGCTGTCGATGAGCGGACCACTGAGTGACTTGCTCACATGGATCCTGAGTCACCTGACCAGCGGGATTGTAAAGAGGGAGATGTACGGACACGGGATTGGACGGTTCTCTGCTGAGGAGGTGTACGCCCTGATGGAGAAGGACATGCGCACACTGGCCACTCTGCCAG GGGATAAGAAATACCTCATGGGCTCCAAACTTTCTACAGTGGACGCGACAGTGTTCAGCCATTTGGCGCCGGCCATGTGGACCCTGCCGGGATCACGACCAGAACAGTTAATCAAAG GAGAGCTGATCAACCTGGCCATGTACTGCGAGCGGATCCGCCGGAGGTTCTGGCCGGAGTGGTTCGTTGACCTGGAAGATTTCAGCTACAACGACTTCACCGACCGCAGCGATTCCAAACTCCCCGATCTCGGCCTTTACTCCTGCACGGACTCTTCCCGCGACGACACTCTCTCGCCGCACACCTCGCACGCGCACACGCCACCGGAGCCGGCGTCGCCCGTCAGCGACCCCACGGGTCACTCTCTGTACGACTCCGACATGGACACCGAGTGCTCTGAGATAGATCCGCTCAAGTGTTGA
- the faxca gene encoding failed axon connections homolog isoform X1, which yields MYWRAGLALTGSCVIDLGQNQSVPSGFLGSDDPLPFSGCIIAFPLHKHGGIMSALSSDSWWRKTLYLTGGALLAAAAYLLHELLAIRKEEELDSKDAIILHQFSRPKCGAPSLSPFCLKLETYLRMVDLPYKNSFDGRLSPQGKMPWIEYNHEQVFGTEFIIDFLDERLGVSLNKGLTPQEKAMSRAITKMLEEHFYWTIAYCQWVDNLEETQKMLSMSGPLSDLLTWILSHLTSGIVKREMYGHGIGRFSAEEVYALMEKDMRTLATLPGDKKYLMGSKLSTVDATVFSHLAPAMWTLPGSRPEQLIKGELINLAMYCERIRRRFWPEWFVDLEDFSYNDFTDRSDSKLPDLGLYSCTDSSRDDTLSPHTSHAHTPPEPASPVSDPTGHSLYDSDMDTECSEIDPLKC from the exons ATGTACTGGCGCGCCGGGCTCGCATTAACAGGCTCCTGTGTGATTGATCTTGGCCAGAACCAGAGCGTCCCCTCCGGGTTTCTGGGTTCCGATGATCCGCTGCCTTTCTCTGGGTGCATCATTGCGTTCCCGCTGCACAAACACGGCGGGATAATGTCAGCTTTGAGCTCGGACTCGTGGTGGCGGAAAACCTTGTATTTGACCGGGGGGGCTCTGCTCGCTGCTGCTGCATATCTGCTGCACGAACTGCTGGCCATCAG AAAAGAAGAGGAGCTGGACTCTAAAGATGCCATCATTCTTCATCAGTTCTCCAGGCCCAAATGTGGGGCTCCGTCTCTGTCCCCCTTCTGCCTTAAACTGGAGACCTACCTCCGTATGGTTGATCTACCCTACAAG AACTCCTTTGATGGACGGCTTTCTCCACAAGGAAAGATGCCGTGGATTGAGTACAATCACGAACAGGTCTTTGGGACTGAATTCATCATTGACTTCTTGGACGAGAGGCTGGGGGTGAGCCTTAACAAGGGCCTCACGCCTCAGGAGAAGGCCATGTCTCGTGCCATCACCAAGATGTTAGAGGAGCACTTCTACTG GACTATAGCTTATTGCCAGTGGGTGGACAACTTAGAAGAGACCCAGAAGATGCTGTCGATGAGCGGACCACTGAGTGACTTGCTCACATGGATCCTGAGTCACCTGACCAGCGGGATTGTAAAGAGGGAGATGTACGGACACGGGATTGGACGGTTCTCTGCTGAGGAGGTGTACGCCCTGATGGAGAAGGACATGCGCACACTGGCCACTCTGCCAG GGGATAAGAAATACCTCATGGGCTCCAAACTTTCTACAGTGGACGCGACAGTGTTCAGCCATTTGGCGCCGGCCATGTGGACCCTGCCGGGATCACGACCAGAACAGTTAATCAAAG GAGAGCTGATCAACCTGGCCATGTACTGCGAGCGGATCCGCCGGAGGTTCTGGCCGGAGTGGTTCGTTGACCTGGAAGATTTCAGCTACAACGACTTCACCGACCGCAGCGATTCCAAACTCCCCGATCTCGGCCTTTACTCCTGCACGGACTCTTCCCGCGACGACACTCTCTCGCCGCACACCTCGCACGCGCACACGCCACCGGAGCCGGCGTCGCCCGTCAGCGACCCCACGGGTCACTCTCTGTACGACTCCGACATGGACACCGAGTGCTCTGAGATAGATCCGCTCAAGTGTTGA